The Corynebacterium confusum genome has a window encoding:
- a CDS encoding siderophore-interacting protein, translating into MPFLPFPARVRASRRISPNFQRVTLSGLADMGPSGPIRDLRIKLIIPGPEPITGFAGAADWFATWRGLDPRVRGDMRTYSIRARRGDKVDIDFALHVGASPGPASAWAESCQPGDTLWLIGPTADDSTGSGIEFQPGNSERALLFGDETALPAIARVLDEWPAGLTGHAFIEVPDAADAEAQARDIALPDRVELTWLIRDKVARGSLLTDALREAVAAGSGHAEAGEAEKTTSPAKPAPAGEARDAAEPDGGAALVWETPQFSSSGETLPPAGPALRDYYWIAGESGVVTGMRRYLVKECGIDRRQVSFMGYWRLGRAGS; encoded by the coding sequence CGGGTCCGGGCCAGCCGGCGTATTAGCCCCAACTTCCAGCGCGTGACCTTGTCCGGGCTGGCGGACATGGGCCCGTCCGGGCCGATTCGGGACCTGCGCATCAAGCTCATCATCCCCGGCCCCGAGCCGATAACCGGTTTCGCGGGCGCGGCGGATTGGTTCGCCACCTGGCGCGGCCTCGATCCCCGCGTGCGCGGGGACATGCGCACCTATTCCATTCGCGCCCGCCGCGGCGACAAGGTCGATATTGACTTCGCCCTGCACGTCGGCGCCAGCCCCGGCCCGGCCTCCGCGTGGGCGGAGTCCTGCCAGCCCGGCGATACGCTGTGGCTGATCGGGCCGACGGCGGATGATTCCACCGGCTCCGGCATCGAATTCCAACCCGGCAACAGCGAGCGCGCCCTGCTCTTCGGCGACGAGACCGCCTTGCCCGCCATCGCCCGCGTCCTCGACGAGTGGCCCGCCGGGCTGACCGGCCACGCCTTCATCGAAGTGCCCGATGCCGCCGATGCTGAGGCCCAGGCCCGCGACATCGCGCTTCCCGACCGGGTGGAGCTGACGTGGCTAATCCGGGACAAAGTCGCGCGCGGGAGCCTGCTCACCGACGCGCTGCGGGAGGCGGTCGCCGCGGGGTCGGGACATGCTGAGGCAGGCGAGGCAGAAAAAACTACATCACCAGCCAAGCCGGCTCCCGCGGGAGAAGCTCGTGACGCCGCTGAGCCCGACGGGGGCGCCGCCCTGGTGTGGGAGACCCCCCAATTTTCGTCATCGGGCGAGACCCTCCCGCCCGCGGGTCCGGCGTTGCGCGATTATTACTGGATCGCCGGCGAATCGGGCGTAGTGACCGGCATGCGGCGCTACTTGGTGAAGGAATGCGGCATCGACCGCCGGCAGGTGTCATTCATGGGTTACTGGCGGCTGGGCCGGGCGGGTTCCTAA